The Dendrosporobacter quercicolus genome includes a window with the following:
- the tsaA gene encoding tRNA (N6-threonylcarbamoyladenosine(37)-N6)-methyltransferase TrmO, which yields MIQYQPIGIIHSPFTEPKGTPIQPTAASGIPGSIELESRYAEGLKDLAGFSHLILIYHLHLISAAGALLVKPFLDDELHGIFATRAPGRPNPIGFSVVRLTKVAGSRLEICDVDMIDGTPLLDIKPYVPAFDDRQPARIGWFGKNIHKLADTKDDGRFV from the coding sequence TTGATTCAGTATCAGCCAATCGGCATTATCCATTCGCCCTTTACCGAGCCCAAAGGCACGCCGATTCAGCCGACTGCCGCCAGCGGCATTCCTGGCAGTATTGAGCTTGAGTCCCGTTACGCCGAAGGACTAAAGGATCTGGCGGGGTTTTCCCATTTGATTCTGATTTATCATTTGCATTTGATTAGCGCGGCAGGCGCATTATTGGTAAAACCCTTTTTGGATGATGAACTGCACGGGATTTTTGCCACTCGTGCGCCAGGCCGCCCTAATCCCATTGGCTTTTCCGTGGTACGGCTGACCAAAGTAGCCGGCAGCCGCCTGGAGATTTGTGATGTGGATATGATTGACGGTACTCCGCTGCTGGATATCAAACCCTATGTTCCGGCGTTTGATGACCGGCAGCCGGCCCGAATCGGCTGGTTTGGGAAAAATATTCACAAATTGGCTGACACTAAGGATGACGGACGGTTTGTTTAG
- a CDS encoding NifB/NifX family molybdenum-iron cluster-binding protein, translated as MAKVAVVSTDGVVINEHFGKAREFFIYEVQENGEYQLIEQRASIAGCSGGGGGHQQRAAELLADVEVVLAAQIGPGAEQQLRNYGVIALTVASSIDKALQAYGKRGRFIRNSVLRSAGAGCSGSGGSCRSGCCR; from the coding sequence ATGGCAAAGGTGGCTGTGGTCAGTACGGATGGAGTGGTGATTAATGAACATTTTGGCAAAGCCAGGGAATTTTTCATCTACGAAGTGCAGGAAAACGGAGAATACCAGCTGATTGAACAGCGGGCAAGTATTGCCGGCTGCTCCGGCGGGGGTGGAGGACATCAGCAAAGAGCCGCCGAATTACTAGCAGATGTTGAAGTTGTGCTGGCGGCCCAAATTGGTCCCGGCGCTGAGCAGCAGCTGCGCAATTATGGTGTTATTGCCCTTACGGTAGCCAGCTCAATTGATAAAGCTCTACAGGCTTACGGCAAAAGAGGGCGGTTTATCAGAAACAGTGTGCTGCGCTCAGCCGGGGCCGGTTGTTCCGGTAGCGGCGGCTCCTGCCGCTCCGGCTGCTGCCGCTGA